A genomic window from Streptomyces broussonetiae includes:
- a CDS encoding TetR/AcrR family transcriptional regulator, protein MAEHRSMQRAALLDAARSLLSEGGTEALTFPALAERTGLARSSVYEYFRSRAAVVEELCEVDFPLWAAEVAAAMEREASAEGKVEAYVRRQLALVGDRRHRAVVAISASELDAGAREKIRAAHGGLVAMIAEALGQMGHEQPRLAAMLLQGVVDAAVRRIELGAAEDPAVVTDAAVAMVLRGVRG, encoded by the coding sequence GTGGCCGAGCACCGGTCGATGCAGCGAGCCGCCCTGCTGGACGCGGCTCGGTCGTTGCTGTCCGAGGGCGGGACGGAGGCGCTGACCTTCCCGGCCCTCGCCGAGCGGACGGGGCTCGCGCGGTCGTCCGTGTACGAGTACTTCCGGTCGCGGGCCGCCGTGGTCGAGGAGCTGTGCGAGGTCGACTTTCCGCTGTGGGCGGCGGAGGTGGCCGCCGCGATGGAGCGGGAGGCGTCGGCCGAGGGCAAGGTCGAGGCGTATGTGCGCCGGCAGCTGGCGCTGGTCGGGGACCGGCGGCACCGGGCAGTGGTCGCCATCTCCGCGAGCGAGCTGGACGCAGGCGCGCGGGAGAAGATCCGGGCGGCGCACGGCGGGCTGGTCGCGATGATCGCCGAGGCGCTCGGGCAGATGGGGCACGAGCAGCCCCGGCTGGCGGCGATGCTGTTGCAGGGGGTCGTGGATGCAGCGGTGCGCAGGATCGAGCTGGGGGCGGCGGAAGACCCCGCTGTGGTGACCGATGCCGCGGTGGCCATGGTGCTGCGGGGCGTGCGGGGCTGA
- a CDS encoding M23 family metallopeptidase yields the protein MVLLPLTMALLLLLTAWAWADPPPPAPPPPPRAPVPALARTWPVGVRPLVVRGWEPPATAYGPGHRGVDLAAPVGSAVRAVAPGRVSFAGRVAGRGAVSVELTGTDLRTTYEPVTPSVTKGEAVRAGDVVGAVEATGSHCPATCIHWGLLRGDTYLNPLDLLPPWLLERGPSRLLPVLGVPLPE from the coding sequence ATGGTGCTGCTGCCCCTGACGATGGCTCTGTTACTCCTGTTGACGGCATGGGCCTGGGCGGACCCGCCTCCCCCGGCCCCGCCCCCGCCTCCTCGGGCCCCGGTGCCGGCCCTCGCGCGCACCTGGCCGGTGGGTGTCCGCCCGCTGGTGGTACGCGGCTGGGAGCCACCGGCGACGGCGTACGGCCCCGGGCACCGGGGCGTGGACCTGGCCGCACCGGTCGGCTCCGCGGTACGGGCGGTCGCCCCGGGCCGGGTGTCCTTCGCCGGGCGGGTGGCGGGACGGGGTGCGGTCTCGGTGGAGCTGACAGGCACGGACCTGCGGACCACGTACGAGCCGGTGACCCCCTCGGTGACGAAGGGCGAGGCGGTGCGGGCGGGGGACGTGGTGGGCGCGGTCGAGGCGACGGGCTCTCACTGCCCGGCGACGTGCATCCACTGGGGGCTGCTGCGGGGCGACACCTACCTGAACCCCTTGGACCTGCTGCCGCCGTGGCTGCTGGAGAGGGGGCCGTCGAGACTGCTGCCGGTGCTGGGAGTACCGCTTCCGGAGTAG
- the rpsB gene encoding 30S ribosomal protein S2: protein MAVVTMRELLESGVHFGHQTRRWNPKMKRFIFTERNGIYIIDLLQSLSYIDRAYEFVKETVAHGGTVMFVGTKKQAQEAIAEQATRVGMPYVNQRWLGGMLTNFSTVYKRLQRLKELEQIDFEDVAASGLTKKELLVLSREKAKLEKTLGGIREMQKVPSAVWIVDTKKEHIAVGEARKLNIPVVAILDTNCDPDEVDYKIPGNDDAIRSVTLLTRVIADAVAEGLISRSRVATGDKGEKAAGEPLAEWERDLLEGEKKADEAPAAEAPADEAPAAEAPVAEAPAAEAAPAEEKPAEGEQA from the coding sequence ATGGCCGTCGTCACGATGCGGGAGCTGCTGGAGAGCGGCGTCCACTTCGGTCACCAGACCCGTCGCTGGAACCCGAAGATGAAGCGCTTCATCTTCACCGAGCGCAACGGCATCTACATCATCGACCTGCTCCAGTCGCTGTCGTACATCGACCGCGCCTACGAGTTCGTCAAGGAGACCGTCGCCCACGGCGGCACGGTCATGTTCGTCGGCACGAAGAAGCAGGCGCAGGAGGCCATCGCCGAGCAGGCCACCCGCGTCGGCATGCCCTACGTCAACCAGCGCTGGCTGGGCGGCATGCTCACCAACTTCTCGACCGTCTACAAGCGTCTGCAGCGCCTCAAGGAGCTCGAGCAGATCGACTTCGAGGACGTCGCCGCGTCCGGTCTGACCAAGAAGGAGCTTCTCGTGCTCTCGCGCGAGAAGGCCAAGCTGGAGAAGACCCTCGGTGGTATCCGCGAGATGCAGAAGGTGCCGAGCGCCGTCTGGATCGTGGACACCAAGAAGGAGCACATCGCGGTCGGCGAGGCCCGGAAGCTCAACATCCCGGTCGTCGCCATCCTCGACACCAACTGCGACCCCGACGAGGTCGACTACAAGATCCCGGGCAACGACGACGCGATCCGCTCCGTCACCCTGCTCACCCGTGTGATCGCCGACGCCGTCGCCGAGGGCCTCATCTCCCGCTCTCGCGTCGCCACCGGTGACAAGGGTGAGAAGGCCGCGGGCGAGCCGCTCGCCGAGTGGGAGCGCGACCTGCTCGAGGGTGAGAAGAAGGCTGACGAGGCTCCGGCAGCCGAGGCTCCGGCTGACGAGGCTCCGGCTGCTGAGGCTCCGGTCGCCGAGGCGCCGGCTGCCGAGGCCGCTCCGGCCGAGGAGAAGCCCGCCGAGGGCGAGCAGGCCTGA
- the tsf gene encoding translation elongation factor Ts: protein MANYTAADVKKLRELTGAGMMDCKKALDEAEGNVDKAVEALRIKGQKGVAKREGRSAENGAVVSIIADDNSSGVLVELKCETDFVAKGEKFQAVAKAIAEHVAKTSPADIEALLASEIEAGKTVQAYVDEANANLGEKIVLDRFAQFSDGFVLAYMHRTMPDLPPQIGVLVELDKPNADVAKGIAQHIAAFAPKYLSKEDVPAEVVESERRVAEETTRAEGKPEAALPKIVEGRLNGFFKDATLLGQPYALDNKKSVQKVLDEAGVTLKRFTRIKVGI, encoded by the coding sequence ATGGCGAACTACACCGCCGCCGACGTCAAGAAGCTCCGTGAGCTCACCGGCGCCGGCATGATGGACTGCAAGAAGGCGCTGGACGAGGCCGAGGGCAACGTCGACAAGGCCGTCGAGGCGCTGCGCATCAAGGGCCAGAAGGGCGTCGCCAAGCGTGAGGGCCGCTCCGCCGAGAACGGCGCCGTGGTCTCCATCATCGCCGACGACAACTCCTCCGGCGTCCTGGTCGAGCTCAAGTGCGAGACGGACTTCGTCGCCAAGGGCGAGAAGTTCCAGGCCGTGGCCAAGGCCATCGCCGAGCACGTCGCCAAGACGAGCCCGGCCGACATCGAGGCCCTGCTGGCCTCCGAGATCGAGGCCGGCAAGACCGTCCAGGCGTACGTGGACGAGGCCAACGCCAACCTCGGCGAGAAGATCGTCCTGGACCGCTTCGCGCAGTTCTCCGACGGCTTCGTGCTCGCCTACATGCACCGCACCATGCCCGACCTGCCCCCGCAGATCGGTGTCCTGGTCGAGCTGGACAAGCCGAACGCCGACGTCGCCAAGGGCATCGCCCAGCACATCGCCGCCTTCGCGCCCAAGTACCTCTCCAAGGAGGACGTGCCGGCCGAGGTCGTCGAGTCCGAGCGCCGCGTCGCCGAGGAGACCACCCGCGCCGAGGGCAAGCCCGAGGCCGCCCTGCCGAAGATCGTCGAGGGTCGCCTCAACGGCTTCTTCAAGGACGCCACGCTGCTCGGCCAGCCCTACGCGCTGGACAACAAGAAGTCGGTCCAGAAGGTCCTGGACGAGGCGGGTGTCACCCTGAAGCGCTTCACGCGCATCAAGGTCGGCATCTGA
- the pyrH gene encoding UMP kinase, with translation MTTKAQKSDDGKVRGRFLLKLSGEAFSGGGGLGVDPDVVHKIAREIAAVVRDGAQVAVVIGGGNFFRGAELQQRGMDRARSDYMGMLGTVMNCLALQDFLEKEGIDSRVQTAITMGQVAEPYIPLRAVRHLEKGRVVIFGAGMGMPYFSTDTTAAQRALEIDAEALLMGKNGVDGVYDSDPKTNPDAVKFDALGYGEVITRDLKVADATAVTLCRDNKLPILVFELLAEGNIARAVKGEKIGTLVGDQGSRD, from the coding sequence ATGACCACCAAGGCCCAGAAGAGCGACGACGGCAAAGTACGCGGCCGGTTTCTGCTGAAGCTGTCCGGAGAGGCCTTCTCCGGCGGCGGCGGCCTGGGCGTGGACCCGGACGTGGTGCACAAGATCGCTCGCGAGATCGCCGCCGTCGTCCGGGACGGCGCGCAGGTCGCGGTTGTCATCGGCGGCGGCAACTTCTTCCGGGGCGCCGAACTCCAGCAGCGCGGCATGGACCGGGCACGCTCGGACTACATGGGCATGCTCGGCACCGTGATGAACTGCCTCGCCCTCCAGGACTTCCTGGAGAAGGAGGGCATCGACAGCCGGGTGCAGACCGCCATCACCATGGGCCAGGTCGCCGAGCCGTACATCCCGCTGCGCGCCGTGCGCCACCTGGAGAAGGGCCGTGTGGTCATCTTCGGTGCCGGTATGGGCATGCCGTACTTCTCCACCGACACCACCGCCGCCCAGCGCGCCCTGGAGATCGACGCCGAGGCGCTGCTCATGGGCAAGAACGGCGTGGACGGGGTCTACGACTCCGACCCGAAGACCAACCCGGACGCGGTCAAGTTCGACGCCCTCGGCTACGGCGAGGTCATCACCCGCGACCTCAAGGTCGCCGACGCCACCGCCGTCACGCTGTGCCGCGACAACAAGCTTCCGATCCTCGTGTTCGAGCTGCTCGCGGAGGGCAATATCGCTCGGGCCGTCAAGGGTGAGAAGATCGGCACGCTGGTCGGCGACCAGGGCAGCCGGGACTGA